The nucleotide window ACCTACTCGACGTTCTTCGGACTCATCGCCGTTACCGGCATGAGAATCAGCGAAGCCGTTTCGCTCAATGTTGCCGATGTCGATCTCGAGAATGGAGTCGTTGCCGTACGAAAAGGAAAGCTGGGCAAGGAACGCTTGCTGCCGGTCTCTACGGATACAGCGGAACGGCTGGTTGCCTATGCCGTCGAAAGGGATCGGCTAAACGAATCGACACCCTCGGCATTCTTTATCTCGGATCATGGGGAACGGCTGGACGCCTGCGCCGCCCGCTACAACTTCGCCATCGTATGTCAGCGTGTCGGGCTGCGACCGGTTCAGAAGTTTTTCCGGCACGGGCGCGGGCCGCGCATCCATGACCTGCGGCATACTTTCGCCGTCCGCACGATGCTCAACTGGTACCGGGATGGAAAGGATCCGGCCCAGGAAATGATCAAGCTCGTCACCTACCTCGGGCATGAAAAGCCCGCACACACCTACTGGTACATCGAGGCGGCTCCTGAACTGCTAGAACTGGCGTCCCGCCGTGCGGAAGAATCCGCAGCAAGGGAGGTGGAATCATGAACGCGCTGACACTACCCGCTCTGGTTCAACTGTTCTTCACCGACCGGCTCACCATCCAGATAAACGCAAGTCCCAATACGATCGCCAGCTACCGGGATACCTTCCGCCTGCTGTTGCGCTTTGCCGGGGAACAACACGGCAAGGTGCCGACGAAACTCCGGGTCGAAGATCTGGATACCGAACTGGTGGGCGACTTCCTCGCCTATGTTGAGAACAAGCGCCGCAACTGCGCCCGCAGCCGCAATGCCCGGTTGGCCGCCATCCGGTCCTTCTTCAAATTCGTGGCCATGACCGAACCGGCATACCTGCTCCAATGCCAGCGAATACTGTCCATGCCCAGCAAGCGCCATGAGCAACGTACAGTGGAGTTTTTGGACCGCCGGGAAATGGATGCGCTGCTGTCTGCGCCGGACCGGTCCACATGGATCGGGCAACGCGATCATGCCATCCTGACACTGGCACTGCAAACCGGACTTCGAGCATCGGAGCTAATCAACCTATGCCAATGCGATCTCATTGCCGGAACTGGTGCGCATGTCCAGTGTATGGGTAAAGGTCGAAAACAGCGCCTCACGCCTCTCAGGAAAGAAACCCTTTTGGTCATGAAGAACTGGCTTCGGCGGTATGGCGGAACTGAAGACGGGCCGCTCTTTCCAACCATCAGGGGAGGGAAACTCAGTCGAGACGCCCTGGAACATCTTGTGCGAAAGCATACGCTCACGGCTTCGAAAACCTGCCCCTCGCTGGCGACCAAGCGGGTGAGTCCGCATGTGCTTCGGCACAGCACCGCCATGGAGTTGCTGCACCACGGGGTGGATCAAACCGTTATCTCGCTATGGCTTGGCCATGAATCCGTTGAAACAACGAGAATCTACCTGCACGCCGATCTGCACCTTAAGGAAAAGGCGTTGGAAAAAGTGATGGCAACGGCCTCGAAACCAGGGCGGTATCTCCCCGCTGACAAGCTACTCGCCTTCCTCGAAGGCCTATAATTATGCCTAATGGCCGTACCGAACACCCTTTGACTGCAAGGGTGAAATCATTCGGTACGGCATAATCCCAGTGTCGGCATAATGCGCCTTATGCCGATATCGGCATAAGGCGCATTCTACCGGTCATGAATCCCGGGTTGGGCGTAAAGAGATTATGACGCCGACGACGTTTGGAAGTCATGCGTATTCCCGCGAAGAATTAGCCGCGGAGATGACCGCTGCCTTCCTATGCGGGTATGCAGGGACCCTGATGTCTACCGAAGCCAATCAGGCTAGTTATTTGCGTGGGTGGTTGGAAAAGCTGAAGAGTGATCCGGCCATGCTCATCAGGGCGGGTAGTGATGCACAGAAGGCGTTCGATTTCATTATGGATGCCAAGGCTGCAGAACAGTCAACCGAGATGAAGGAGGCCGCGTAGTGAGTTACCGAGAGCAGTTATTAGCAGATGCCCATGCGGCCATTGCTGAGTTCCCCAGCCGTAAGAGTGAGATTGTTGATCTATTCACTTTGGCGGTTTCAGAAATTGAAAGTGGTGAAAGCGAAGCCAACGAGTACGAGTTATTCGTTGGCTCCGTTGAGGCCATACGTAAGGAATCAATACCAGGAGAATAACAATGAGTGAAAGTAATGTGTTAGACGGCCGAGCCTTGAAAAAGGTTCGGCTTTTTGCGTTGGGGCGGTTGGTGGCGACACCGGGCGCGTTGGCGGCGTTGGAAGAAAATGGCAAAGGCTGCACCGAATACCTTGAGCGACATGTTCGCGGTGAATGGGGTGACCTCTGCGATGAAGACAAGCTGGCAAATGATGAAGCAGTAGCGGCCGGGTTGAGAATTCTCTCAGCCTATCGGCTGCCGGACGGTGAACGGCTGTGGGCCATAACTGAAGCGGATCGGTCGGTAACGACGATATTGCTTCCAGCTGAGTATTAAAGGAGATCGAAAATGTACGATGAATATGATGAGTACGAAGAAGATTATCCGTCTCAACGCCGAGGCACCATGCGACGACGCTTTTCCCTCCAATGGAAATGGCCCATGTTGGCTTTGTTGGTGTTGGTGCTGCTCTCACTGCGTTTTTGCAGTGGAGGTCGTCAGGAGCCAAATACGGAGCTTCCGCGCAAGCAAACGGTTCGTGTGGTATCCATGAGTGAGATCGATCTTCGTGTCAGGGCCGCCGCAGTTTCCGCAAGGGATAAAGCTGCTCGTCATGCAGAAGAATCGGTCCGGCATTGGGTTGACGGCCTGCGTCGTCGCAATGTCGAATTCTGTGACTGGTATTTCAGTTACCTTACAGCCAACTCGCTTGAGTTACGTGCGCTGGGATACCACCTGGCAGATACGGTACTTGTTGAAGCCATTGCCGGACAACAACCGACAGCGGCTGAGCGTCTGGAGGATGTGGTGAGTGAGGCGTATGCCGCACGGGTTCTTCATCCTTCAAGTGCACAGCTTAAAGTTGAGAGCATTTGCCGCGTGAGCGTGGAGGTTTACCTCCAGTCCCTGAGTCAGCAGTTATCAGGGCTGGAAGCGGAATTCGAGATTGCGCAGGCCGATTGGCCGCAGTACCTCGAAGGGCTGTCGAGATTAACACTGTCCATTGAAAATGGAAGACAGGTGCCTGTCGTGACAAAGGCGGTGATGGCCGGCAGCGGTATTGCCGTGGCCAAGGCTGTAAAGGTCGGAAGCGGGCAACTCCGGAGTCTGGTGGTTAAGGCCGGTGGTGATAGGCTGTTGACCGGAGGCGCACGTGTTGGCGGTAAGTTTGTAAAAGGTGCTGGTTGGTGGCTGGCCATCGGCCTGACTGCGGCTGATCTCATTGACCACAGGCACACCGTCAGCGTTAACCGCCCGGTGCTTGAGCGCAGCCTGAACGAATATCTCGATGAGTTGGTCCAGTTAACTCTGTATGACTCGCAAACAGGTATCGTGCCTGTTATCGACGGTGTTCAGCGCGATGTTCTCAGCCGGATCGAAACTGAAGACAAAAGCGAGAGGTAATAAAGTGAAAGCAATAGAACTGAAAAATGGAGATCGGGGTGATCCCGATTTCCACCGCATGCGCTCTTTGCTTGCGTGTGTCGGAAAAGACAAAATGCGTCCAGAACTCCATTATATCCTCGTTGAAAAGACGAAGGGCGGTGTT belongs to Pontiella desulfatans and includes:
- a CDS encoding tyrosine-type recombinase/integrase encodes the protein MNALTLPALVQLFFTDRLTIQINASPNTIASYRDTFRLLLRFAGEQHGKVPTKLRVEDLDTELVGDFLAYVENKRRNCARSRNARLAAIRSFFKFVAMTEPAYLLQCQRILSMPSKRHEQRTVEFLDRREMDALLSAPDRSTWIGQRDHAILTLALQTGLRASELINLCQCDLIAGTGAHVQCMGKGRKQRLTPLRKETLLVMKNWLRRYGGTEDGPLFPTIRGGKLSRDALEHLVRKHTLTASKTCPSLATKRVSPHVLRHSTAMELLHHGVDQTVISLWLGHESVETTRIYLHADLHLKEKALEKVMATASKPGRYLPADKLLAFLEGL
- a CDS encoding tyrosine-type recombinase/integrase — protein: MKTLNRELERYLSIRRGLGYKLNTDERILRRFIEFMEQEEAAHISTGCFLRWKEAFGHANTQTWSRRLTVVRIFAQWMHGIDPRHEVPPQSLIPGHVRRSRPYIYSEEEIKMIVEAAAELPSRNGIRPLTYSTFFGLIAVTGMRISEAVSLNVADVDLENGVVAVRKGKLGKERLLPVSTDTAERLVAYAVERDRLNESTPSAFFISDHGERLDACAARYNFAIVCQRVGLRPVQKFFRHGRGPRIHDLRHTFAVRTMLNWYRDGKDPAQEMIKLVTYLGHEKPAHTYWYIEAAPELLELASRRAEESAAREVES